The DNA region TTCAAGATGGAGGTGCTCACTATGTTAAAAACTCCCGAATTAGCAATGCCACGCAGCCGTAAAGTTACAACGGTTTGTCACGGATACAAAAAAGTATGGGACGACCGTGAGGAAGCAATGGTATTCTTCCTTGAAGCTATGATGAACAGTGATGGTGCAGAACATGACCGTTATTCCGGTATCTTTCTGCAGATACAGAATGGTTTGGACTACTGCACCGATGAAGATGATTAGGAGGAAAATAAATGAAAAAGAAGATTCTTACAGCATTATTCGCTTCCGCATTTGCACTCAGCACAGCCGTTACAGTCTACGCTGACGAAGCACTCGACCGTGACACCATCGAAAATGCTGTCTGGGAGGATATCTGGAACGGCAAAGGCGATAACGGCTTTGACTTCCCCGAAGCTTCATATAAGCATCATATCCTCGACAAGTGGCTCGACGAAAACTACGGCTCCGGTGAATACGACTGGTCGGAAACCGGCGAGATAAAATATGCCTACAAGCACTACTACAAAAACCTTATCAACGGCTGGGATTTCAATGATGATGATAACGGTGGCTGGACGATCGAGACCGAAAACACCACCTACAGTTTCACGCTCCAGGACGGAACCTGGTTCATGATCGACAGCGGCGGTAATACAGTTGACAGCTTTCCACCGTACAGTACGCTGAAAGAAGACGAACCGGAAACAGAGAACAACAGCGAAGCCGTTTATGAGATAGAAGATGAAGGTGAGGAAGCTCCTCGTGTTGTGGGTGAAGCAGTCGCTGCAGGAGATAACGCTTCATCAGAAGACGATGCTCCAGTCGGTCCGTATGAAACGGAAGGTAAGAAACAACAGAAGTCAGGAACCAATCCCGTCCCGATCGTCATTGGTGTTGCTGCAGTCGCCGGTGCCGTTGGTGTGGGCGTTTACGTAAAGAAAAAGAGGTAGGATATGATTTTTCATAGTAAGAATTTAGTGCAGGGTGTTTCCGAATGGGAGCTTAACACCGACACACAGACCGTCCGGCACGTAAACCCCAGTACGGGTGAACAGGAACGATACGTGTTCCATGCGGATCATATAAGGTATCATCTGCACTACGTCGAGGAAGAAAAGCCGGAACGCTTGCAGAAGCTTGTTGACGAAGGCAAGATATACCGTTACCTTGACGAGCTCGACACGAAGGTAACGGACGCTCTGAACGATCAGACGGAGCTGTTCATGACACTGAGCGTTGACTACCGAGTAGCTCTTGCCACGGGTGATCTCAATCGTGTGGGCGCTATCGGCAACATGCTCCGCCTAGAAGCACAGGAAGCTGTATTCGCTTCGATGGTGTATGCATGAAGAGCGAAGAATATATTGAAGAGCTGCGGAGGAACGGTGTAAAGCTCATAAAGAACGATGGTTCTCTTATCGGGATACCACCGGACTTCCTGAAACAGGCTGCCGAGCTTTGCACAGAACTGCGGTGTAGCTCGATTACATATGATATTGTGGATCCGCAGGATGCAGAGCATACAAAGCTGAAAGTGTCGGATTGTGGGTTTGCTGAATAAAAGAAACGGATAGCCTGTCCAATGTTGACGGACTATCCGTTTCTTTTTTATATTTGGTTATTTAAATGATCTATAATACTTTCTAGCATGCTTGAATATTAAGGTGTTTTAAAATTGATGAGTATATGATTAACTAAACTTTAAAGATATTTAAGAAAAAATTAATCACTTAAATTCGCAAAACACACAATATAAACAAAAATATTTGCAAACTACTTGAAAATTTCGACAGATTGTGATATAATAATTAAGGGACTATTCATAATCTCCTCAAAGCATGATATGAAATTGCTGAATATGGGTGATGAAAAGTAGTAATATTATTTCCGATAGGAAGAGTTGGAGGATAAAGACATGGAAATTAAAGAACGCATTGATCGAGTTATCGCAAGACGAAAGGAACAAATACCTTATCTTAATGAATGCTTGGAATCTGTTCAGGGAATATTAGATTCTATCACACAAATTGACAACATGAGAGAAACATTGCTCAACGGTCCTGAAAAGTATGGTGTTGATCAAGAAGTCAGAGATAATGTTCAAACCATTCAGACGAATGATTTGCGTAATGCTGTAACTCTTCTTATTCGCAGATATAGAAAGGTTATTGATCGCTTTTCGCGTGATCAAGTAAATCTGGCGGTAATTGGCAAAGCAAGGCAGGGTAAAAGTTTGTTACTCCAAACTATTAGTGGATTAGGGAATGATGTCATTCCTGCATTTCCAACAGGACATTGTACTGGTACTAGGTCAGTTATTTTCAATGTTCCTAATAATTCTTTCAAGGCAACTATTCATTTCTATTCTCCAGTAGATATTTTAAATGTTCTTCAGGCTTATTTTGACGAATTGTATGGCAAAGATGAGGTTCGTTTATCTCGATATGAAGATCTCAGCAAGTTCACGGTAGAAGAATTGAGAAGCAAACTTGCCGTTGGACAAGAACAGCAAATATTCGCCCATCTCAAGGCGTATATCGAACATTATGAGGAATGGTCTTGCCTGATTGATAAAGAAAAAATTGTTTTGACAGAGCCAAATGAGATTCAGCAATATGTTGCTCAACATAATGGTTATGATGAATATGATCCCATGCGCCAAACGTATTATAAGTATCTTGCGGTAAAAGAAGCCGTTATTGAATGTGAGTTTCCAAATTCTGATGTTGGTAAACTTGTATTAAGAGATACTATCGGTTTAGGGGATACGGCTGTCGGAATTGAAGAATCTATGATAAAGACAGTTGGTGATGAAAGTGACGCAGCAGTCATTATCGTAAAACCTGATGATGATTGCGGTACATTACAAGATAAAGATTATCTCAACTTGCATAAAGAACTGCGTGAAAAGTTTAGTGATAGGCACTTTGAAAAATGGCTGTTTTGGGTGTTTAATCATGATAATAGAGAAGGAAAAGACAATAGCACTCGTTGCAGAGTATGTAAAGAAAATGAAATGAAAGAGTTTGGGCTACAAAGTGCAGGCTCATTTATTACAGATGTCTCAAATAAGGATGAGGTTTATGATTGTTTGTTTAAATTGCTTGACAATTTACTTTCAAATATTCAATATGTTGATGATGGAGTAATTTTAGAAGTTCATAAACAAGCAGAAATTGCATATTCCGAGTATAGAAAAGTACAATCTTCACTACGTTCTGCATTTAATGCTGTGTTAATGAAAGAAGTCGACTCGTTTGACTTCTTAGGAGAGCGTTGGGGTGCTTTATATGATTCGGGCATGATGAAATTACTTAAAGATTATAAAACGGATCTAAAATATAAACAATCAGAAGACTGTGTAGCATTTCGTGAAGCAGTCAATAAAATTCTCAACGATTCAATTCAACTTCTTCCTTCTGTTAAGAGTTTAGAAGATAGTTTACAAAAAGGTGGTATGGACAATGAACTATATTACCTTTGGGGGCATGAACTTGATAGTCTACGTACAAGGTTTTCACAACAATTCTTGGAAATTGACAATGAAGTTTTTGAGGGACAGATTCGTGAATTCCGTGAAAAAATTGTCTCTATGCTATCCTCGGAAAAAGGTGGTAAACTTGATAAATTGCTTCCGGTTTCTGATTATCCTGACAAAGCAGAGTGGTTAATCCAGTTTGCTGAACAGTATTTCCAGAATGAACGATATGAGAATTTTAGGCTTGCATTTGAGACTATTGCTAGAATTCAAATAAGTGTTCGTAGTTTTTTGATGCATCGAATTCAATCTTGTTTGGATCGATTAGTAAATCGTAATGCTGATGATGGAAAAGATAATCAGCTTGCAAAGCAAACAACTGAGGTGCAGGCTATGTCAATTCACTTCCAATTGAGAGAACGTTTAGGTGAGGTGTGCGAGGAATTAAGATTTAAATTTGGAGAAGATCTGTTCCGCGATCCGAACCGTATACTTTACTCTTACCTATGTGAGTTTTATGATAGGACGAATTTCTCTTTTGCTAATCACAAACGGACTGCCACGGAAATTTGGAAATCGTTCTATTATTCCCATATGGGTATAATCTGGGAGGATGATTTAGAAGAATACAAAGAAAGCAGTGCGTTCTACCATAAGTGGAAAAATACTATGGAGCAATTCTGCTCATACAGTCAGCAAGATTTCGATTCAGTTGCCATCGAAGGTAACGGAAAGGAATAAACTATGGAAAAAAAGCTTGAAAACCCACAACCAGATATTCAGATACTAATGTTAGGAGCAAGACGAACAGGTAAAACTAGTCTGCTTGCTTCAATGTTAGACGAATTTAATACGGTAACTGCGGATACTAAAATTCATCTTTCAGCAAATGCAAATCCTGTTCTAATGAAGACAATAAGTACTATGAAAACTTATTTTCGCGGTGAACATATTGTATATGAGCCTTTCGACAAAATGTATGATAAAGGCACAGCTGGATTTTCCGATGCTTATGTTAAATTAGAACTTGTCAATAAAAAAAATAAAAAGCCAATAGTGATTCGGTTCGTCGATGTTGAAGGCGAAAAAATAGGGGCAGCAATGGCAGATCAAAGTTTTGATCAAAAACTATCTGATGAAATTGAACGTACTGATGTAATTATTATTGTGGTTGACTCTGTTTTGTTAATGGAGAATAAAGGTCAATTTCAAGGACAGAATGAGACAGAAAGAATCACGAGTTTCATTACAGATCATATTAGCCCTGAAAATCAAACCAATGCGAAGAAAATGATTTTGTTTGTTCCTGTAAAGTGTGAAAAGTATTATCGTCAGAGTGAAACGGCAGGAAATCAAGATGACTATCGAAAATATCAAATGAAAAGGTTATGTGATGGAATAAAGAGTGAATATTCTCAGTTGTTTGCATGGTTAAAAAAAGCTGATCATCAAACAAAGTTTACAACTATGATTATGCCTGTCCTTACTCTTGGTGGCCTTGAATTTGATTCTTTTCTTAATACGAGCTGCATTGTAATTAAGACTGGGGATATTCTATATCGTTATTGTCCACCTATGAAATATGAGCCAAGATTCTGCGATCGGCCTTTACTGTATTCGCTACTTTATGTGTATCACAAGTTACGATCTGGCTATTATGAAAAGGCATACAAAGGAACAAAGAAGAAACTAGGATTTCGTATTATGGAATGGTTCCAAGATAGATTGACTCTCGCAAAAGAAACGGATTATATCGATGAAATTGGAAAAATTGCAAAGTCTATTCAGGAGAATTCAAAGCAAGTTATTGGATTTGAAATAATACAGAATCCTGATAATCTTGAAATCATTGACAACAACTAATAACGAACAAAACAGTACTTTCGACAGTATCTTTTGTTTGATGTATTGCGTTGCTTTAGTATGATGAAGAGGTAGATATGCTATGGTACTATATTCGAAGTGTTCGTTCAGATCAGGAAATGGTTATCAAATGGGTATGTGTTCAATGGATTCTGATTGTGCTGCAACACTTCATCCATTATCGAATCAACCACTTCCTCAACCAATAGATTTTCTTTTTAACACTGATTTTTCCAATACTGTTATCCTTGCATCATCAGATGACAAGAATTGTTTGTTTTTAGCTGTTATGGGTATAGTAGATGCTGATAATGAGAAATACATTAATGTCGTGATTAGTGATCCACAAAACCCTGATAATATTATTAATTTATTTAGTCAATTTACGAATCATTATGGTAAGTCTTTAGTAACACTAACAGATTGCTTTGAGAGGACTCAATATGATGATTCATTATTGGGTACGTTAGATTATAGTATTAACGCAAACAATTTAAGAATTTTGCGAAGTTTTTCATGTCCGGATAAGAATGTACAAAGCAAATATTATATTCCTTTAAATACAATATTTGCGTTTATTACTGAACATAAATACTCTGATTATCAGCAGCGTATCAGTTTATTTTTTTCCATTCGTGATAAAAACAAATGCGTATTTAATCAAATTAATCCAAGCCGAGATGCAGTTGATTGCTGTGCAATTTACGATTTGTTGAGAACAAAGCCTCAGTCACATTTGATGAAAAGTGGTTTAAACACGGAGAGGAAGAAAACAGGAATCAACATTACTCTTGAGCGTGGTGCAGAGGATTTTTTTAGTCGTATTGATCCATTCCGGAAGAAATAATGATTTCCCTAGGTGGGGGGAGCTTATCATGATTACATACTATAAATGCTCATTTCGTTCGAGTTATGGCTATCGCACTGTAAAATATGATTTTAGTAATAATAAGAGTGTTGCTGTGAATGATGATGAGATACCGGAAGCTATATATTCTCTTTTAAATATCGAGCAAAAACATAATATGATACTTGCAACAGATGGAAATGGTATTCCGCTTTTAGGCGTGTTTGGCATGGAAGATGAAAATGATGAGAAGTATGTCAATGCTGTATTTTTTGATCCAAACAATGCTGAAACTATAATTAGTCTATACCATTCTTTTTCTAAGAATTATTATGGTAGTATTCAAGCCGTAATTCAAAGCGTGGAGCGCTTATCATGCGAGGATCAGCAATCTGGATTAGAATATAGGATTACTCCTGATTGTTTTTTTACTGGAATAGAGATAGACGTTTCGGAGAAAGAATCAATGCATATGAATACCATGCCGAGTAAACAACTAGTTGCTTTTGTCTCAGATGATTCTTTTGACGATTATAAACTACAAATTGAAAGGTGTTTTTCTGTTCAAAGCGTTTGCGCATTCAATCATATATCAGTAAAATCTGGTCAAATAGATGGCTATGAAATGGCTCTTTTATCATTATACAAAAGAAGTAAGAAAACTGTTTCTAGTGTGATGGTTATAGGACTTATAGTAGTTATCATTTGTGTGTTGATTACACTGTTAGTTGTTTACTATATTGACTGAATGCTTAGAAATTTAATCTAAATTCAAGTAATCATACTATTTGCAGTTTATTGATTTACTATCCGTAAGTGAATGCGAACAAAAAAGGACGATCAACATTGACAAGTTGATCGTCCTTAAATTTTCGACTATGTATTTTTAAATCGTAAATGATAAAAACAGCCGACATCATCACACTGATCTGCCGACTGTTCGAATTATTATGCAAATGCAGGTACAAAGCTCTTAAGGAGCTGTCCTTCAGTGTAGGAAGTCAGCTTGCCGTCTGACCATTCCACATACACCATATCGTGTTCATCGATATAAATGATCGTTGCTGTGCTGCCGACAGGCTTTTCGCTGTATAAACCTGTATCGTTCAGCTTTATCTTCGCACCTACTGTAATTGATTCCATTAGAATTTTACCTCCAGTTTTAACACTCGTACTATTATACTACTCTGGCGGTGGAGTGTCAAGGAGGATAAATGTAAATTTTGGAAATGTATTGGGCTTGTGAGCTATATCTGCATAAACGCAGGTTTCGGCTCCGGATAATCCACGGCCTTTTCCATGACCATGTTCGTCAATGCGAGCTTGGCTATCTTCTTCGGATCACCATCAGGGTGTATCCATTCCTTCAGATTATCCTTCGCAAGTATCAGTGGCATACGGTCGTGAATCGTGCTGACAGGCTCGACAGATTCCCGTGTGAGCACTGCAAACATCGGTACCTGCGCGCCCTGATGTTCTTCAAACCGGTACAACCCGGCAAGATAGGTGATCTCTGAGCCTTCCGGTTGAATAGCAAACTTTTCTTTTTTGAGGCGCCTTTCGTCTCTTACACCTTGAAACTCAGATTCTGATGGGAGTACGCCAAATTCATAGTACCACGATGCAGGAATGATACATCTGCGTCTTGCCCATGAATCATGCCATATTTCTTTTATGTCAGCTGTCTCGACACGGCAGTTGATGAGCGGGTGCTTAAAGGTTTCGTGTGTAAAACCCCAGATCATCGGGTATATGCTCATATTTCCGCTTTTGTTCGGTGCAATGACAGCTGCCATGTCCGTGGGGCGTATGTTGCCAGACATCTTTGTTGACTTTACCATCGCGTTCATTATTGAATAAGCAAGCGGAAGCCGCTGTGCCTTTTCGATGAAGAAAGACAGTGATTTTGATTCAGCATAGTACCAGGTACACATGAGGTTCACCTCTTTTTTAATATGATGGTCGATCTTTTTCAGTTGGTGCACAAAAATGTCCATGATCATATATTAGTGTTTGTGGGCCTGAGAATTGCATTCCGTCAGGAATAGGTTTCATTTCTCCTACTGACATGCTGCAATAAAGTAAATCTTGTTCAGTAATATCTAATGTTTCTTCTGCGTCATTACGATGACTCATTATATCATTTAAACTAATGGAAAACGGCTTCACTTTTGCCCATTTTAGGTTACGGAAATATAATCCTGAATATGTTGCATCACCGTATTCGTCGAATGACATTTTGTTATCGTTAGATGCTGAACATACAAATTTACTCCCGTCATCAAAGAAAAGGTAGTACACACTACGACTATGATAATGAGTATATCCGCATAGCTTATAAAAGCTGTTTGTATTAGACGTAGTTGGTATATTAAATTGCTCTTTTTCATGTTCAGATAACTGATACGAACCTAAAAAGTAGAAAAAGAAAAGATATGCTGTATTTCTCGCTTTTGTAACAGTTTCTAAATCGGTTATATTATCTTTGTGAAAATATCCGTTTCGCAGTTCTGTTATTGAGCCGAACATTTTAATGATTATTGGATAAGTGTTGCTTTGATCTATAAAATTATTAAGCAAATCTGTATTTCTGATTTCAATGTTATTTGTTCCAAATTTGTAATACCCAAAGAAGCTTGTAAGTGCTTGTAAGGTGATAGCATCTTTATCATTAGTGATGACACTATCTTCTAAGTCGACATACTTTTTCTTTAAAACAAAAATCGTTCGGTTTTGAGAATCTTTTTCCTTTGTATGTAATGATATAAATGCAAATAGCAACTGCTCAATAGCTTTAAAATATCCCATCGCTATTGAAGTATAATCTATTTTGCCAGAATAGCGAATAGAATCAAACAGCCATTCTGCTGTCAAGAAACTTATCGCGAAATCATTTTTACCTATAAGTGCTTTATAATACTTGCTGTTGATAAATTGATCCTTTATTAATTCAAATTGTTCATTGGTCAGTGCCGGATCAATGAATAATTCGTACTTGAAATTGCGTATCGTATAGTCTATAGTCTGTTTGAATCCAAATAATGCATTTGGAGATAAAGTACGAACTATTGAAACACTGAGATATTTATTAACCTTGTCAGTAAATTTTATTTCTTCAGCTTTAAGAACATCATAATCATCTTCGGTTAAATATAGCTTGAAAAAATCTTTTAATGATATTAATGGAGAATTATCAATGTTATTATAAATAGCTTTTTCAGCAGAGTCGCTAACTAGACAAACTATTTTCATAACTTTAATGGCACAACCTGTTTGCTGAAAATCATTTATAAAATCTGAGATTTGTGTATTTTGTAAAGCTGAAGGCAAACCAAAATTTTTAAAATAATAACCGGAAAAGTCACTGCCTGATATTGGTATAGCGATAAAGAATTCTTTTTCATTTTTTATCTGACAAGCGACACATTTATTCTTTAAAAGGGTGCAAATGATGTTATACAGTGCGTTATACGATATTCGCTCAGATTGTTCCATTAAAAATTGATAGCTCGTATATTCTTCTCCGCCAAATTTGAAAAAGGCTGAAGAGGTATATGTGTGTGCTTCTTTTTCAAAACATTCAACTGCAGATACATCACGCTGTCTTTTTATTTTATTAAATGCTTCATCAAAAGCTGTTTTGCAGATATCAGCGGTATTCATTTGTCATCCCTCCTGTCTAAGAAAACGAGCACACAATCCGAAAATCGTGTGCTCTGACGCAAGCTCAGGCGATGTTTGACTCAGCTTTCGCTTTTGCCAAAGCTATCTCCTTTTTGGCTGCGATATGCTGTATCGCAACCTCCTTGATTGCTGGAACACCAACCGTAATGGCGGTGCTAGTAAGCGCAATCAGAGCTAAGGTGACTTCTTTGTCCCATTTCATAGAGTTTCCTCCTATCGAGTAGAATTTGACAGTACTCATGGTACTATAATCACGGTCACCTTGCGCTAACTGCATTATATCACAAATGTCGTATCATGTCAACGTTCAGCGGATCATCATTGAAATCAAAATTAATGTCAAAATTTACGCAAAATTTGCGAGGTGAGCTGAACTCAGTGATTTAGCTCTTCATTATCACCAATTTTGCTAATAGCCAAAACTTATATAAAATCTATTGAAAAAATTGTTGAATTGTGATATAATATAGTTAATAATTCCAAAATGAAATTCTTAACAGAATTCACAACAACAACTATTACAACAGAGGTTGATCATATGGATACTCAGATTATCATAAGTAAGATGAATGCTTTCCTTCATGAAGCTTCAAAAACATTATATAACTGGCTCAATGACCTGCTGCCAAGAGTTACAGATAACTGGTGGGACGAGTGCGTTATTCCTAGTCTGAGCTTTACTCAGCGAGAAAAAGTCACAGAGAAAGGCTATACCAAGCTTTCTGATTTTGACCTTGCTGCATTATTAAGAATTGCGAATAAATCCTGGTATAACCTTCAAACCATTATCTATCTTCCTTCTTATGAGCGTGAAACTATACGTAAAATGATCAATGTGCGAAATAACTGGGCGCATTGCAGTACTGAGTTACCTGGGAAGGATGTAGTACTTCAGGATTTGAATACTATGCTTACCCTCATAGAGCAATTTGGCGGAAGTAAGGATACTTGTGAAGAGGTAAAGAGCTTCATTAAGTTTATAGAACAGCCTGATAGTATTAGTACAGAGCCTTTTCATGATAAATCAGGTGATAGTGCCGGATCAGCGGAGAGTACTTCTAATGAGTCAGCAGGTGCTATTAAAGAAAATAGCCTTGTGTATTTAGTTAGCGACCCTAAGGTCAACGGTATTGTACGATCAATGAAAGATCTGGGAGATATTATTCAGTATAGTGTTTTTGTAAATAATGAAACCAGACAGTACTATACAGGTCAGATTGCACTTGCTGAGAAGCCGGCAGGGTATAATTGGATCAGCCTTTCAGAAATGAGAAGTTACCTTACTGCATATCAGATAAATAATCCTTCATCTCAGAATCTTTATTCGCTTAATTCAGCACGTATTGATTTTGTTCCATATCAGTTCCGTCCTGCACTGAAAATGATACACTCTGATGAACCACGAATTCTGATAGCAGACAGCGTTGGTGTTGGTAAAACAATTGAAGCCGGACTGATAATCAAGGAGCTTGAAGCGAGATCAGATCTGGAGAGAGTGTTGGTTATCTGTCCAAAACCGTTGGTAGCTGAACGTAAATGGGAACTTGAAATGAAAAGGTTCGATGAAGAGTTTATTCCTATAGATGGAACAACTCTCAGACAAATTATTTCCGATACTGACCGTGACGGAGACTGGCCGGTAAGATTTAACAAAGCTATTATTCCTTATTCAATACTTGATTCAAAAGTATATAAAGGTGAGAGCGGCAAAAGGAATCGTATTTTCGGATTATCGGAGCTTGACCCTGAGCCGCACTTTGATCTTGTTATTGTTGATGAAGCACATCATATAAGAAATGGCAGTGATGATAAAGAAAAAGCATTTGCTTACAAGTGTACTAAATATTTTTGTGACCATTCGGATGCAGTTGTAATGCTCACAGCAACGCCTTTACAGACAAGTGATAATGATCTGTTTACGCTTCTTAACGTGCTTCGTCCTGATATTGTTGTGGATAAGGATACGTTTAATATGATGTCGCGCCCGAACGCTAATATTTCCCGTGCCGTTCATTCAGTTCGAGCAATGGAAGAAGGCTGGAATGAAAAGGCGACAACGGAACTGCTTGACCTTCAGAAAACACAATGGGGCGATAACGTTATTGCGGAGAATCCATTGTATAATGATATATTGAGACGTCTTGAAAGCTATGAAATAGACCGTGAAGAACGCGTAAAGCTTATTTCTGATATTGAGTCACTTCACAGCTTTGGAACTATGCTCAACAGAACCCGAAGACGTGATATTCAGGATTTTTGTGTCAGACGTCCCCATACGGTTTCGATTTCATTTACTGATTATCAGCAGACGCTTCATAATGAATTACTATATTTTGAACATACAGCACTTTCTACACTTCACAATGCAAATACAGTTCCTTTTATGATAAGTATGATTCGAAGACAGGCCGCAAGCTGTATTTTCGGACTTGCACCTTATATCAGAGATATTATCAGCAGACGAATGAAGCAGCTTGATTATGATTCTGATGTTACTAGCGAAGATCTTGATGACAAATCAATCAGTACGATTTCATCACTTGCCAGGAATATTCTGAGTATGTCAGAAAATCTTCCTGATGAAGATCCGAAATTTGAAGAGACATATAATATCATCTGTAAAAAGCAGGAACAGTCAAACAATAAAATAATGATTTTCAGTACATTCAGACATACGCTGTCATATTTAAAGGGAAAACTGTCTGAATGCGGATTCAGGGTTGAACAGATCGATGGCAGTGTTAAAGATGATGCTCGCTACGAACTGAAATCACGTTTTGAACTTCCTCGTGAAAATGAAGATGCGATAGATATTCTTTTGTTTACCGAAGTCGGTTCAGAGGGCCTTGACTATCAGTTCTGTGATATGATGATCAATTATGACCTGCCGTGGAATCCTATGAAGATTGAACAGCGAATAGGTCGAATTGACCGTCGTGGTCAGTTAAGCGATGTTGTAAACATCTATAACATTATTACTGAAGGGACTGTAGATGCAGACATTTATCACAGATGTCTTATGCGTATCGGTGTATTTGAGAGAAGCATAGGCGACTGTGAAGAGATCCTCGGACAGATCGCTTACGATATTGATTCACTTGTTTATGATACTGCTCTTACTGAAGAAGAGCGCAACAGAAAGCTTGAACAGATGGCGGATAATGAAGTGCGAAAAATGCAGGAGCTGAACCGCCTTGAAGATGAAGAAAAGGAACTCTTTGGTTTTGATCTAACAGAGCTTTCAACATCTCAGGAAATAAAAAAAGCAGAAAATCCGTGGATATCCGGATACTTCCTGCAAAAACTGATAGAAAACTATATTACTGCCCGGGTCGGTAAAGGACAGTATATTTTAGGTGAATCATCACTGAAAACACTACGCCTTTCTGCGTCAGCAAGGCAGACATTAAGAGATGATCTGAAGAAACTCTCAGGTGGTCGTAATGCACTCAGAAGAACATGGGAAAACTATTTAAGCGGAAAAAAACCTAACCATGGTATAACATTTGATCCGGAGACTGCTTCAAAAGAACGTGACAGCTTCTTCATAACTGCTATGCACCCGCTGGCAAAGCAAGCAGCGCAGTATTTTGGACGTAGTGAGGAACCGCATTTACATCTGACGTTAAGTACCTCCGAGATCCCGTCCGGTTCATACGTTTTTTCGATTTATGCCTGGCAGTATACAGGATATAATACATATACAAAACTGCTTACCGTTTGTGAGAATGAAAAGATTGCTGCAGAATTACCATATCTATTAGAAGACGCTTCTGATTCTGAAAGTAATCCGGATGGTCAGTTTGACTGGACTGACATAGAGAAACTTCATGTTAAGATGTGGCTTGAAGCCAGTACAAAACATAAAAGAGATATTAAATCAACGGAATCGTTTAAACTTGAAAGTATAGCTAATACATTCCGAAACAGGATCCGTTCATTGGAACAGCAGATACAGGACGCATATGACGAGAATATTAAGCGTATGCGTCAAAGTGAGTTGGAGACTGTTCGGGAAAAATATTCTCGAAAGAATACAGAAATAAAAGCAACTGCTGAGAAGGCGGATGTATTGCCTTCTTTATTGGTTAATGGTGTTATTACGATTGTGGGGGAT from Ruminococcus albus AD2013 includes:
- a CDS encoding SOS response-associated peptidase codes for the protein MDIFVHQLKKIDHHIKKEVNLMCTWYYAESKSLSFFIEKAQRLPLAYSIMNAMVKSTKMSGNIRPTDMAAVIAPNKSGNMSIYPMIWGFTHETFKHPLINCRVETADIKEIWHDSWARRRCIIPASWYYEFGVLPSESEFQGVRDERRLKKEKFAIQPEGSEITYLAGLYRFEEHQGAQVPMFAVLTRESVEPVSTIHDRMPLILAKDNLKEWIHPDGDPKKIAKLALTNMVMEKAVDYPEPKPAFMQI
- a CDS encoding helicase-related protein, producing MDTQIIISKMNAFLHEASKTLYNWLNDLLPRVTDNWWDECVIPSLSFTQREKVTEKGYTKLSDFDLAALLRIANKSWYNLQTIIYLPSYERETIRKMINVRNNWAHCSTELPGKDVVLQDLNTMLTLIEQFGGSKDTCEEVKSFIKFIEQPDSISTEPFHDKSGDSAGSAESTSNESAGAIKENSLVYLVSDPKVNGIVRSMKDLGDIIQYSVFVNNETRQYYTGQIALAEKPAGYNWISLSEMRSYLTAYQINNPSSQNLYSLNSARIDFVPYQFRPALKMIHSDEPRILIADSVGVGKTIEAGLIIKELEARSDLERVLVICPKPLVAERKWELEMKRFDEEFIPIDGTTLRQIISDTDRDGDWPVRFNKAIIPYSILDSKVYKGESGKRNRIFGLSELDPEPHFDLVIVDEAHHIRNGSDDKEKAFAYKCTKYFCDHSDAVVMLTATPLQTSDNDLFTLLNVLRPDIVVDKDTFNMMSRPNANISRAVHSVRAMEEGWNEKATTELLDLQKTQWGDNVIAENPLYNDILRRLESYEIDREERVKLISDIESLHSFGTMLNRTRRRDIQDFCVRRPHTVSISFTDYQQTLHNELLYFEHTALSTLHNANTVPFMISMIRRQAASCIFGLAPYIRDIISRRMKQLDYDSDVTSEDLDDKSISTISSLARNILSMSENLPDEDPKFEETYNIICKKQEQSNNKIMIFSTFRHTLSYLKGKLSECGFRVEQIDGSVKDDARYELKSRFELPRENEDAIDILLFTEVGSEGLDYQFCDMMINYDLPWNPMKIEQRIGRIDRRGQLSDVVNIYNIITEGTVDADIYHRCLMRIGVFERSIGDCEEILGQIAYDIDSLVYDTALTEEERNRKLEQMADNEVRKMQELNRLEDEEKELFGFDLTELSTSQEIKKAENPWISGYFLQKLIENYITARVGKGQYILGESSLKTLRLSASARQTLRDDLKKLSGGRNALRRTWENYLSGKKPNHGITFDPETASKERDSFFITAMHPLAKQAAQYFGRSEEPHLHLTLSTSEIPSGSYVFSIYAWQYTGYNTYTKLLTVCENEKIAAELPYLLEDASDSESNPDGQFDWTDIEKLHVKMWLEASTKHKRDIKSTESFKLESIANTFRNRIRSLEQQIQDAYDENIKRMRQSELETVREKYSRKNTEIKATAEKADVLPSLLVNGVITIVGD